One window of the Deinococcus seoulensis genome contains the following:
- a CDS encoding DUF1501 domain-containing protein yields MTNRRDFLKLSALAAAATTGMPGFLARAAAQASGSKTLVVIQLTGGNDGLNTLVPYSNGAYYAARPTIAIPKKDVLTLTPDLGMHPALRPLMGLWDSGRLAWMENVGYPNPNRSHFASMAIWHTADPSQAQSDGWIGRLAESIGDPFCASNIGAATPQALRASEFSLPSIDAVDSFQLKLPQGLGGAFGDMLDAARSGEAAFLTQATRQMMKNTARVQANAQKYRAGATYPEGRFAAQLRDTARLIAAGVGQRVLYVSLGGFDTHAGQRAEQDELLGTLASGLAAFHADLERQGLAENVVVMGFSEFGRRVAENGSAGTDHGKGSVMFALGSGVRGGVHGSSPDLEDLSDGDIKYRQDFRGVYAEALSGWLDLNAREILNGDFRGPGWLA; encoded by the coding sequence GTGACGAACCGACGTGATTTCCTGAAACTCTCCGCCCTGGCGGCCGCCGCCACGACCGGCATGCCCGGTTTCCTGGCGCGCGCCGCCGCGCAGGCCAGCGGCAGCAAGACCCTGGTCGTGATTCAGCTGACCGGCGGGAACGACGGCCTGAACACCCTCGTTCCGTACAGCAACGGCGCGTACTACGCCGCGCGGCCCACCATCGCCATCCCGAAGAAGGACGTGCTGACCCTCACGCCGGACCTGGGCATGCACCCCGCGCTGCGGCCGCTGATGGGCCTCTGGGACAGTGGCCGCCTCGCCTGGATGGAGAACGTGGGCTACCCCAACCCGAACCGCAGTCACTTTGCCAGCATGGCGATCTGGCACACGGCGGACCCCTCGCAGGCGCAGTCGGACGGCTGGATCGGCCGTCTGGCCGAGAGCATCGGCGATCCGTTCTGCGCCAGTAACATCGGCGCGGCCACGCCGCAGGCGCTGCGGGCCAGCGAGTTCAGCCTGCCCAGCATCGACGCGGTGGATTCCTTCCAGCTGAAACTCCCGCAGGGGCTGGGCGGCGCGTTCGGGGACATGCTGGACGCCGCCAGGAGCGGTGAGGCGGCGTTCCTGACGCAGGCGACGCGGCAGATGATGAAGAACACGGCGCGCGTGCAGGCCAACGCTCAGAAGTACCGGGCCGGGGCGACGTACCCGGAAGGGAGATTCGCTGCGCAGCTGCGCGACACGGCCCGCCTGATCGCCGCCGGGGTGGGGCAGCGGGTGCTGTACGTGTCGCTGGGCGGCTTCGACACGCACGCCGGGCAGCGCGCCGAGCAGGACGAACTGCTGGGCACGCTCGCGTCGGGTCTCGCGGCCTTCCACGCGGACCTGGAACGGCAGGGACTGGCCGAGAACGTGGTCGTCATGGGCTTCTCCGAGTTCGGGCGGCGCGTCGCCGAGAACGGCAGCGCCGGCACCGATCACGGCAAGGGCAGCGTGATGTTCGCGCTCGGTAGCGGCGTCAGGGGCGGCGTGCACGGTAGCAGCCCGGACCTGGAGGACCTGTCGGACGGAGACATCAAGTACCGGCAGGATTTCCGGGGCGTGTACGCCGAGGCCCTGAGCGGCTGGCTGGACCTGAACGCCCGCGAGATCCTGAACGGCGACTTCCGGGGTCCGGGCTGGCTGGCATGA
- a CDS encoding RNA polymerase sigma factor: MTLNDPLDALSDPELARLAVRDERAFEVLVTRHAPAVHRLAALNVGPGAADEVVQDVFVAVHRGLRGFRGDAQFSTWLHRITLNACTRALGRRRDVPLEDAPEPASAQNLTRAAEVTQLREQLSAALRTLPPEQREAVTLREVSGLEYAEIAALTGAELGTVKSRIGRGRAALRAWLTRAGVTPHD; the protein is encoded by the coding sequence GTGACCTTGAATGACCCCCTGGATGCCCTGTCTGACCCGGAACTCGCGCGGCTGGCCGTGCGGGACGAACGGGCCTTCGAGGTGCTCGTGACCCGTCACGCTCCGGCCGTGCACCGGCTGGCGGCCCTGAACGTCGGGCCGGGCGCGGCGGATGAGGTCGTGCAGGACGTGTTCGTGGCCGTGCACCGGGGCCTGCGGGGCTTCCGGGGCGACGCGCAGTTCAGTACGTGGCTGCACCGCATCACCCTGAACGCCTGCACCCGGGCGCTGGGGCGGCGGCGTGACGTGCCGCTGGAGGACGCGCCGGAACCCGCCTCGGCGCAGAACCTGACGCGCGCGGCCGAGGTCACGCAGTTGCGTGAGCAGCTCTCGGCGGCGCTGCGGACCCTGCCGCCCGAGCAGCGCGAGGCCGTGACGCTGCGCGAGGTGTCGGGCCTGGAGTACGCCGAGATCGCCGCGCTGACCGGCGCGGAACTCGGCACCGTCAAGAGCCGCATTGGCCGGGGCCGCGCGGCCCTGCGGGCGTGGCTGACCCGCGCCGGAGTGACCCCCCATGACTGA
- a CDS encoding acetate kinase produces the protein MWTLVLNCGSSSVKFALLDVRSGAVGLSGLAERLGSGDASARLDLPGGRRSVALPGGTYAEAFAVIAGALDELGVRGDVGAVGHRVVHGGERFSEPALITPEVLDAVRACVPLAPLHNPANIAGIEAARAAFPHLPQVAVFDTAFHQSMPEVAFRYAVPEAWYRQHGVRRYGFHGTSHAFVAAEAAQVLDRPLEDLNLVTAHLGNGCSVCAVAGGRSVDTSMGLTPLEGLVMGTRSGDVDPGLHDFIARQAGLSLSEVTAALNRESGLLGLSGLSNDMRELEEAAARGHAGARLAVEAFVYRLAKQMAGMAVALGRVDALVFTGGIGENSAAVRGAVLARLGVLGAAVDPALNARAVRGESGLISPEGSLPALVINTNEELMIARQTQDVLAGLKGAQA, from the coding sequence ATGTGGACTCTGGTGCTGAATTGCGGGTCGAGCAGCGTGAAGTTTGCGTTGCTGGACGTTCGGAGTGGGGCGGTGGGTCTGTCGGGTCTGGCCGAGCGGCTGGGGTCGGGGGACGCGTCGGCGCGGCTGGACCTGCCGGGGGGGCGGCGGTCGGTGGCGTTGCCGGGCGGGACGTACGCGGAGGCGTTCGCGGTGATCGCGGGTGCGCTCGATGAGCTGGGCGTGCGCGGCGACGTGGGCGCGGTGGGTCACCGGGTGGTGCATGGTGGCGAGCGCTTCAGTGAGCCGGCGCTGATCACGCCGGAGGTGCTGGACGCCGTGCGGGCGTGTGTGCCGCTGGCGCCGCTGCACAATCCGGCGAACATTGCGGGGATCGAGGCGGCGCGCGCGGCGTTCCCGCACCTGCCGCAGGTGGCGGTGTTCGACACGGCGTTTCATCAGAGCATGCCGGAGGTGGCGTTCCGGTACGCGGTGCCGGAGGCGTGGTACCGGCAGCATGGCGTGCGGCGCTACGGGTTCCACGGCACCAGTCACGCGTTCGTGGCGGCGGAGGCCGCGCAGGTGCTGGACCGCCCGCTGGAGGACCTGAATCTGGTCACGGCGCACCTGGGAAACGGGTGCAGCGTGTGCGCGGTGGCCGGTGGGCGCAGCGTGGACACCAGCATGGGCCTGACGCCGTTGGAAGGGCTGGTCATGGGAACGCGCAGCGGGGACGTGGACCCGGGCCTGCATGATTTCATTGCGCGGCAGGCGGGCCTGAGCCTGTCGGAGGTGACGGCCGCCCTGAACCGCGAGAGCGGACTGCTGGGCCTGTCGGGGCTGAGTAACGACATGCGGGAACTGGAGGAAGCGGCGGCGCGCGGGCACGCGGGCGCGCGGCTGGCGGTCGAGGCGTTCGTGTACCGCCTCGCGAAGCAGATGGCGGGCATGGCAGTCGCGCTGGGCCGCGTGGACGCGCTGGTGTTCACAGGCGGCATCGGGGAGAACAGTGCGGCGGTGCGCGGCGCGGTCCTGGCGCGGCTGGGCGTGCTGGGCGCGGCGGTGGACCCGGCCCTGAACGCGCGGGCGGTGCGCGGCGAGTCCGGGCTGATCAGTCCGGAAGGGTCGCTGCCGGCGCTGGTGATCAACACGAACGAGGAACTGATGATCGCCCGGCAGACGCAGGACGTCCTGGCCGGGCTGAAGGGAGCCCAGGCATGA
- the tsaE gene encoding tRNA (adenosine(37)-N6)-threonylcarbamoyltransferase complex ATPase subunit type 1 TsaE, with protein sequence MTADSLPIEPGDVLLLRGLNEQQRLGARLAAALPPGSVLFLEGELGAGKTSLTQGLVAALGFTDTVTSPTYALMNAYPTPAGQVLHVDAYRVRDVNELYEMDLEDLIERSRLSVIEWGESLYADYPAAPILLLEHLDGTPDVRRVTRRR encoded by the coding sequence ATGACCGCCGATTCCCTGCCGATCGAACCGGGTGACGTCCTGCTGCTACGCGGCCTGAACGAACAGCAGCGGCTCGGGGCGCGACTGGCGGCCGCCCTGCCACCCGGCAGCGTCCTGTTCCTCGAAGGCGAACTGGGCGCCGGGAAGACCAGCCTCACGCAGGGACTGGTCGCCGCGCTGGGCTTCACCGACACCGTCACCAGCCCCACGTACGCCCTCATGAACGCCTACCCCACCCCGGCCGGACAGGTGCTGCACGTCGACGCGTACCGCGTGCGCGACGTGAACGAACTGTACGAGATGGACCTCGAGGACCTGATCGAACGCAGCCGCCTGAGCGTCATCGAATGGGGCGAGAGCCTGTACGCCGACTACCCCGCCGCGCCCATCCTGCTGCTCGAACACCTGGACGGCACGCCCGACGTGCGCCGCGTGACCCGCAGACGCTGA
- a CDS encoding transcriptional regulator: protein MRRAALPGTALLLAALGGAAHATDTDDLLAALKRARTLAARGQAEVTVLFPPRAVPTHTANALPVVAVRPALLLKNFAVVNAGPQSVAGRDAVRFDLMPKVGGAGHWSLWVDRAWNVPLAFEERRADGAVVRRAAFLKVNAAPVKVAAAVPAIPAGLRAAVTGALPGLRFPAGFAPVAVRSRVAGGAEVTLSDGLNVLALVVAPQDVRAAPGVASRRVGKVFVWLVGNLPDNALRAALAGVRRASADTLGTFAGPGDSNP from the coding sequence GTGAGGCGGGCCGCGCTGCCGGGAACCGCCCTGCTGCTCGCCGCGCTGGGGGGCGCGGCGCACGCCACCGACACGGACGACCTGCTGGCGGCCCTGAAGCGGGCGCGGACGCTCGCGGCGCGCGGGCAGGCCGAGGTGACGGTGCTGTTCCCGCCGCGCGCCGTGCCCACCCACACTGCGAACGCCCTGCCGGTCGTGGCGGTGCGCCCCGCGCTGCTGCTGAAGAATTTCGCGGTGGTGAACGCCGGGCCGCAGTCCGTGGCGGGCCGGGACGCCGTGCGCTTCGACCTGATGCCGAAGGTGGGCGGCGCGGGCCACTGGTCGCTGTGGGTGGACCGCGCATGGAACGTGCCGCTGGCCTTCGAGGAACGCCGCGCGGACGGCGCGGTGGTGCGCCGCGCCGCGTTCCTGAAGGTGAACGCCGCGCCGGTGAAGGTCGCGGCGGCGGTGCCGGCCATTCCGGCGGGGCTGCGGGCCGCCGTGACCGGGGCGCTGCCGGGCCTGCGGTTCCCGGCGGGGTTCGCGCCGGTCGCGGTGCGCTCACGCGTGGCGGGCGGCGCCGAGGTGACCCTGAGTGACGGTCTGAACGTGCTGGCGCTGGTGGTCGCCCCGCAGGACGTGCGGGCCGCGCCGGGCGTGGCCTCCCGGCGGGTGGGGAAGGTGTTCGTGTGGCTGGTCGGAAACCTCCCGGACAACGCGCTGCGCGCGGCGCTCGCGGGGGTGCGGCGGGCCTCGGCGGACACCCTGGGAACTTTTGCGGGGCCGGGCGACTCTAACCCGTAG
- a CDS encoding DUF1800 domain-containing protein: MTLTPLTRPLSAEDAAHFLRRTAFGATDAQIRALVGKDARTVAREALAFDQKTAPGNPFDPMQGAGPGPMIQLTRGAWLFELVYGPHPLREKLALTWSNHFVIGTDKVRNVHALAGYLGLLRRHAATTSFGAFTLEVAQAPAMLRYLDNDQNRRGKPNENFSRELLELFTTGIGPYSEDDVREGARALTGWTFEGGRGNQNYRQAPRFVFNERQHDAGRKTYLGQSGPLRGEDVIRLAATHPQTAVFVSRKLHRAFLADTPDGAAVQGSAETWRRTNGNVRAVLEELLSSEAFYASRARIIRSPVEFVVGALRTLGQPKLEAKALLNLTQTAGRMGQVLLQPENVKGWDGGREWINDTTLLLRLQLAAALTLGSKAPPLTAAPSALALTGLERPPGAAATLKLNPRQATYLHLTSPEFQLA; encoded by the coding sequence ATGACCCTGACTCCCCTGACCCGCCCCCTGAGCGCCGAGGACGCCGCGCACTTCCTGCGGCGCACGGCGTTCGGCGCGACCGACGCGCAGATCCGCGCGCTGGTGGGCAAGGACGCCCGCACGGTCGCGCGCGAGGCCCTGGCGTTCGATCAGAAGACCGCGCCCGGCAATCCCTTCGATCCCATGCAGGGGGCCGGGCCGGGGCCGATGATTCAGCTGACGCGCGGCGCGTGGCTGTTCGAACTGGTGTACGGCCCGCACCCACTGCGCGAGAAACTGGCCCTGACCTGGAGTAATCACTTCGTGATCGGCACCGACAAGGTCCGGAACGTGCATGCGCTGGCCGGGTACCTGGGGTTGCTGCGGCGGCACGCGGCGACCACGAGTTTCGGGGCGTTCACGCTGGAGGTCGCGCAGGCCCCGGCGATGCTGCGGTACCTCGACAACGATCAGAACCGGCGGGGGAAACCGAACGAGAATTTCAGCCGGGAGTTGCTGGAACTGTTCACGACCGGCATCGGGCCGTACTCCGAGGATGACGTGCGCGAGGGCGCGCGCGCCCTGACCGGCTGGACCTTCGAGGGTGGGCGCGGCAACCAGAACTACCGGCAGGCGCCCCGGTTCGTGTTCAACGAACGGCAGCACGACGCGGGCCGCAAGACGTACCTGGGTCAGAGCGGCCCGCTGCGCGGCGAGGACGTGATCCGGCTGGCCGCCACGCACCCGCAGACGGCCGTGTTCGTGAGCCGCAAACTGCACCGCGCGTTCCTGGCCGACACGCCGGACGGGGCGGCCGTGCAGGGCAGCGCCGAGACGTGGCGGCGCACGAACGGGAACGTGCGGGCCGTGCTGGAGGAACTGCTGTCCAGCGAGGCCTTCTACGCCAGCCGCGCCCGGATCATCCGCAGTCCGGTCGAGTTCGTGGTGGGCGCGCTGCGCACCCTGGGGCAACCGAAACTGGAAGCAAAGGCCCTGCTGAACCTCACGCAGACGGCCGGACGCATGGGGCAGGTGCTGCTGCAACCCGAGAACGTCAAGGGCTGGGACGGCGGGCGCGAGTGGATCAACGACACCACCCTGCTGCTGCGCCTGCAACTCGCGGCGGCCCTGACGCTGGGCAGCAAGGCCCCGCCCCTGACGGCCGCGCCGTCCGCGCTGGCCCTGACCGGCCTGGAACGCCCGCCCGGCGCGGCCGCCACCCTGAAGCTGAACCCAAGACAGGCGACGTACCTGCACCTGACCAGTCCTGAATTCCAGCTGGCCTGA
- a CDS encoding metal-dependent transcriptional regulator — MTARPLSPSAEDYLKHLLRLGQTGKVSTQALADALNVAPASATGMLRKLTEQGLVSHAPYQGARLTAEGERVALEVLRHHRLLELFLHRALGVPLDEVHEEAERLEHALSERLEARIAAWLGDPTHDPHGDPIPTLDGEMPTRPERRLSQHAVGDEVTVARIPDADAAQLRTLMHVGLTPGATLAVREVDAALGTLTVWVDGHTLTVSLGVAAQIHVHTP; from the coding sequence ATGACCGCCCGTCCGCTCTCGCCCTCCGCCGAGGATTACCTCAAGCACCTGCTGCGCCTCGGGCAGACCGGGAAGGTCAGCACGCAGGCGCTGGCCGACGCCCTGAACGTCGCGCCCGCCAGCGCCACCGGCATGCTGCGCAAACTGACCGAACAGGGCCTCGTGTCGCACGCCCCCTACCAGGGTGCGCGCCTGACCGCCGAGGGCGAACGCGTCGCGCTGGAAGTCCTGCGCCACCACCGCCTGCTGGAACTGTTCCTGCACCGCGCTCTGGGCGTCCCGCTGGACGAGGTGCACGAGGAAGCCGAGCGGCTCGAACACGCCCTGAGCGAACGCCTGGAAGCCCGCATCGCCGCGTGGCTGGGCGACCCCACGCACGACCCGCACGGCGACCCGATCCCCACCCTGGACGGCGAGATGCCCACCCGCCCCGAACGCCGCCTGTCGCAGCACGCCGTGGGTGACGAGGTAACCGTGGCCCGCATCCCGGACGCGGACGCCGCGCAACTGCGGACCCTGATGCACGTCGGCCTGACCCCCGGCGCGACCCTGGCCGTGCGCGAGGTGGACGCCGCGCTGGGCACCCTGACCGTCTGGGTGGACGGCCACACCCTGACCGTGTCGCTGGGCGTCGCCGCGCAGATTCACGTGCACACCCCCTGA
- a CDS encoding GNAT family N-acetyltransferase, with the protein MTHAKHPTDHLPTLRPFRAADASSVAHLVTEGVRGHWTYTPEHFREAQPGTRPTRLVAEQGGVVVATARLAPFGEGVPDALRLDVAGDGACFTPLLLAQLAEAPGGFRRVLGVTREDFTEQMTFFAAAGFRNAWQSWGAHLDLTTFDPAPFEAGQERLFLAGYEPERLNPDAPDADWDALYDLHQTGVRDQPRNPTTTPDPLTRDALRDVIRREEAAFVTRWRGQIVALTRLTPRGPEVDSEGTVTHPDHRRRGVMTALKAHALTWAKGEGLAYAGTGGTVLNLPMLRVNTRLGYRTERMWITWEKDL; encoded by the coding sequence ATGACCCACGCGAAACACCCCACCGACCACCTGCCCACCCTCCGCCCGTTCCGCGCCGCCGACGCGTCATCGGTCGCCCACCTCGTGACCGAGGGCGTGCGCGGCCACTGGACGTACACCCCCGAACACTTCCGGGAGGCGCAGCCCGGCACCCGCCCCACCCGCCTCGTCGCCGAGCAGGGCGGCGTGGTGGTCGCCACCGCGCGCCTCGCACCATTCGGGGAGGGCGTGCCGGACGCCCTGCGTCTGGACGTCGCCGGGGATGGGGCATGCTTCACGCCGCTGCTGCTGGCCCAGCTGGCCGAGGCGCCCGGCGGGTTCCGGCGCGTGCTGGGCGTCACCCGCGAGGACTTTACCGAGCAGATGACGTTCTTCGCGGCGGCCGGGTTCCGCAACGCCTGGCAGTCCTGGGGCGCGCACCTGGACCTGACCACCTTCGACCCCGCCCCCTTCGAGGCAGGGCAGGAACGGCTGTTCCTCGCCGGGTACGAACCCGAACGCCTGAACCCGGACGCCCCCGACGCCGACTGGGACGCCCTGTACGACCTGCACCAGACTGGCGTGCGCGACCAGCCGCGCAACCCCACCACCACGCCCGACCCCCTCACCCGTGATGCCCTGCGCGACGTGATCCGGCGTGAGGAGGCCGCGTTCGTGACCCGCTGGCGCGGCCAGATCGTCGCCCTGACCCGCCTGACCCCACGCGGCCCGGAAGTGGACAGCGAGGGCACCGTCACCCACCCGGATCACCGCCGCCGGGGCGTGATGACCGCCCTGAAAGCCCACGCCCTGACCTGGGCGAAAGGAGAGGGACTCGCGTACGCCGGGACGGGCGGCACGGTCCTGAACCTGCCCATGCTGCGGGTGAACACCCGCCTGGGCTACCGCACGGAACGCATGTGGATCACCTGGGAGAAAGACCTCTGA
- the tkt gene encoding transketolase, which produces MSSDIPQLSVNTIRTLSIDAVQAANSGHPGAPLGAAPMAYAVWQDFLRFNPTHPEWAGRDRFVLSAGHASMLIYSLLHLTGYDMPLEELRNFRQWGSKTPGHPEFFHTPGLDATTGPLGQGAAMTVGMAMAEAHLAARYNRPDFPIFDNHTYSILGDGDLQEGVNHEAAALAGHLRLNKLIWLHDDNEVQLDTATFKAESENTAQRYEAYGWNVLKVADGNDLDAIRAAIREAHTSDRPTLIQVRTVIGFGSPRAGTSKAHGEPLGAEGVTTTKAALGWEYPPFTVPEEVKAHMDATERGAKLEADWNALMDGYRAAHPELAAEVDALLARELPANLSDVLPSYEVGGKAVATRNAGGEIINALAAAVPGLMGGSADVSGSTKTTIKDAGEMQSGSMAGRNVLFGVREFGMTAAANGLSLYGGLRPLVGTFLVFADYLKPAFRLSAIQMQPVTFVLTHDSIGLGEDGPTHQPIDQLAMLRAVPGAHVIRPADANETAAAWQMALEYDKGPTALALTRQDLPILPRNHAGVKKGAYVLRDAEGANGEGAQVILIASGSEVSLALNAAESLAAEGIQARVVSMPCMEVFRAQDRSYRDSVLTPGVKRVAIEAASKGPWYEWVGTDGAVIGMDTFGASAPADVLFEKFGFSVANVVKVVKSVL; this is translated from the coding sequence ATGTCCAGCGACATCCCCCAGCTGAGTGTGAACACCATCCGCACCCTGAGCATCGACGCCGTGCAGGCCGCCAACAGCGGCCACCCAGGCGCTCCCCTCGGCGCCGCACCCATGGCGTACGCGGTGTGGCAGGACTTCCTGCGCTTCAACCCGACGCACCCGGAATGGGCCGGACGCGACCGCTTCGTGCTGTCCGCCGGGCACGCCAGCATGCTGATCTACAGCCTGCTGCACCTCACCGGCTACGACATGCCCCTCGAGGAACTCAGGAACTTCCGCCAGTGGGGCAGCAAGACCCCCGGCCACCCCGAGTTCTTCCACACCCCCGGCCTCGACGCCACCACCGGCCCGCTCGGGCAGGGCGCCGCGATGACCGTCGGCATGGCCATGGCCGAAGCGCACCTCGCCGCGCGCTACAACCGCCCCGACTTCCCCATCTTCGACAACCACACGTACTCCATCCTCGGTGACGGCGACCTGCAGGAAGGCGTGAACCACGAGGCCGCCGCCCTGGCCGGCCACCTGCGCCTGAACAAACTGATCTGGCTGCACGACGACAACGAAGTCCAGCTGGACACCGCCACCTTCAAGGCCGAGAGCGAGAACACCGCCCAGCGCTACGAGGCGTACGGCTGGAACGTCCTGAAAGTCGCCGACGGCAACGACCTCGATGCCATCCGCGCCGCCATCCGCGAGGCGCACACCAGCGACCGCCCCACCCTGATCCAGGTGCGTACCGTCATCGGGTTCGGCAGCCCCCGCGCCGGCACCAGCAAGGCGCACGGCGAACCCCTCGGCGCCGAGGGCGTCACGACCACCAAGGCCGCGCTCGGCTGGGAATACCCGCCCTTCACCGTGCCCGAAGAAGTCAAGGCCCACATGGACGCCACGGAACGCGGCGCCAAACTGGAAGCCGACTGGAACGCCCTGATGGACGGCTACCGCGCCGCGCACCCCGAACTGGCCGCCGAAGTGGACGCCCTGCTGGCCCGCGAACTGCCCGCCAACCTCAGCGACGTGCTGCCCAGCTACGAGGTCGGCGGCAAGGCCGTCGCCACCCGCAACGCCGGCGGTGAGATCATCAATGCCCTGGCCGCCGCCGTGCCCGGCCTGATGGGCGGCAGCGCCGACGTGTCCGGCAGCACCAAGACCACCATCAAGGACGCAGGCGAGATGCAGAGCGGCTCCATGGCCGGCCGGAACGTCCTGTTCGGCGTGCGTGAATTCGGCATGACCGCCGCCGCCAACGGCCTGAGCCTCTACGGCGGCCTGCGCCCCCTGGTCGGCACGTTCCTGGTGTTCGCCGACTACCTCAAACCCGCCTTCCGCCTCAGCGCCATCCAGATGCAGCCCGTCACGTTCGTCCTGACGCACGACTCCATCGGCCTGGGCGAAGACGGCCCCACCCACCAGCCCATCGACCAGCTGGCCATGCTGCGCGCCGTGCCCGGAGCGCACGTCATCCGCCCCGCCGACGCCAACGAGACGGCCGCCGCGTGGCAGATGGCCCTCGAGTACGACAAAGGCCCCACCGCGCTGGCCCTCACCCGCCAGGACCTGCCGATCCTGCCCCGCAACCACGCCGGCGTGAAGAAAGGCGCGTACGTGCTGCGTGACGCCGAGGGCGCCAACGGGGAAGGCGCGCAGGTCATCCTGATCGCGTCGGGCAGCGAGGTCAGCCTCGCCCTGAACGCCGCCGAATCCCTGGCCGCCGAGGGCATCCAGGCGCGCGTGGTCAGCATGCCCTGCATGGAAGTCTTCCGCGCGCAGGACCGCAGCTACCGCGACAGCGTCCTGACGCCCGGCGTCAAGCGCGTGGCCATCGAGGCCGCCAGCAAGGGCCCCTGGTACGAGTGGGTCGGCACCGACGGCGCCGTCATCGGCATGGACACCTTCGGGGCCAGCGCGCCCGCCGACGTGCTGTTCGAGAAGTTCGGCTTCAGCGTCGCCAACGTCGTCAAGGTCGTCAAGAGCGTCCTGTAA
- a CDS encoding roadblock/LC7 domain-containing protein: MTNAVYTMTVRALSGVVSERAAETMLRAVLREQNIAPDTVSAQEMQQLISGPLLARLSTVMPSARARRELQGLSGQLESKYPKAPTLFTQNVPLATWDDAGGATTVWNDLMLSADDFEFEDPEYGGMLEGRAYDLSTTLDQDALIQLLGKLSGVQGVMVCRSSGEVLRSRAVKDPAGLGSVVAASAMLFQKRALRLMSADLGGQTVCMCPLGGYCVAVVANSQANVGRLLVELQQLRVAA, encoded by the coding sequence ATGACGAACGCTGTGTACACCATGACCGTCCGCGCCCTGTCGGGCGTTGTTTCCGAACGGGCTGCCGAGACCATGCTGCGCGCGGTGCTGCGCGAGCAGAACATTGCGCCTGATACGGTGTCGGCGCAGGAGATGCAGCAACTGATCTCGGGGCCGCTGCTGGCGCGCCTGTCGACCGTGATGCCGTCGGCGCGGGCGCGGCGGGAGTTGCAGGGCCTGTCGGGTCAACTGGAGTCGAAGTACCCGAAAGCGCCGACGCTGTTCACGCAGAACGTGCCGCTGGCCACCTGGGATGACGCCGGGGGCGCCACAACCGTCTGGAATGACCTGATGCTCAGCGCGGACGATTTCGAGTTCGAGGACCCGGAGTACGGCGGGATGCTGGAGGGCCGTGCGTACGACCTGTCGACCACGCTGGATCAGGACGCCCTGATTCAGCTGCTGGGGAAACTGTCGGGCGTGCAGGGCGTGATGGTGTGCCGTTCCAGTGGTGAGGTGCTGCGGTCGCGGGCCGTGAAGGACCCGGCGGGGCTGGGCAGTGTGGTGGCGGCGAGCGCGATGCTGTTCCAGAAGCGGGCGCTGCGGCTGATGTCGGCGGATCTGGGTGGTCAGACGGTGTGCATGTGCCCGCTGGGTGGGTACTGCGTGGCGGTGGTGGCCAATTCTCAAGCGAACGTGGGGAGACTTCTTGTGGAACTTCAGCAATTGCGGGTGGCGGCGTGA